DNA from Rhodothermia bacterium:
GCTTGCATTTTTTTCGTGGCTGATGCTGCGGATTACTTTGGCGTACATCCCGATCCGAGATGATGCCGCATTTTTAATGATCAAGCCAGATTACATCCACATCACCCATTGGAAAATAGCATTTTTTATTCACGTTTTCACGAGCATGTTTGTATTGGTTGCGGGTTTTTCGCAGTTCTCGCGCCGTATTATGCAAAAATGGACGCCTATTCATCGCTGGATGGGGCGGGCATATGTCTGGAACATCCTTTTTGTGACAGGCCCGGCAAGTTTGGTTATGGCGTTTTATGCAAATGGCGGTTGGACGTCGCGGGCGGCTTTTATCTGCCTTGCTTTTTTGTGGCTTATTTTTACGGGAAAAGCATGGCAAACCGCACACAAAGGAGATTATAAAGCGCATCGTAATTGGATGTATCGGAGTTATGCGCTCACTCTTTCGGCCCTAACCTTACGCGCATGGAAATGGGGCATTGTCCTTATGCTTGCTCCGCCTCCGATGGAGGTGTATCGCGTAGTTGCATGGCTTGGCTTTTTGCCCAATCTGTTATTGGCCGAGTGGCTGATC
Protein-coding regions in this window:
- a CDS encoding DUF2306 domain-containing protein, which codes for MLFGGTSLVLLAFFSWLMLRITLAYIPIRDDAAFLMIKPDYIHITHWKIAFFIHVFTSMFVLVAGFSQFSRRIMQKWTPIHRWMGRAYVWNILFVTGPASLVMAFYANGGWTSRAAFICLAFLWLIFTGKAWQTAHKGDYKAHRNWMYRSYALTLSALTLRAWKWGIVLMLAPPPMEVYRVVAWLGFLPNLLLAEWLILHNGHWWPKKQRPTSHKR